From the Xenorhabdus ishibashii genome, one window contains:
- a CDS encoding DNA-binding protein, with protein MSNFMDTEEIANLFRRSKSTIQRWNSINGKTGKKYKPDFPDPDVKSCPNLWAKDKIMKFAGLSGD; from the coding sequence ATGAGTAATTTTATGGATACAGAAGAAATCGCAAACTTATTCAGGAGATCTAAATCTACTATCCAACGGTGGAACAGCATCAATGGTAAGACTGGTAAAAAATATAAGCCAGACTTCCCAGACCCAGATGTAAAATCTTGTCCCAACCTCTGGGCTAAAGACAAGATCATGAAGTTTGCAGGACTATCCGGCGATTAA
- a CDS encoding tyrosine-type recombinase/integrase, which translates to MAYYSIEKRPRADGTVRYRCTVGVKSGGKYIYRENRTFGKQSHAKTWGAQRVAELEQNGIPTQNDAENLTVGDLLYKYINDPALGGKAGRTKKYVLDMLLDSELAKLALSELSVSHVIEYCKQRHSTGVTPSTINHDVSYLTSVLKSAKPIYNIDYVSNPAYEARPLLTQMGLIGKSQRRSRRPAQDEIDKLIIGLRKRSNHREGKIPYEDILNFSILSCMRIGEVCKIRWDDVDEKQRSVVVRDRKDPRKKTGNHMSVPLLGEAWEIIQRQPKTSELIFPYNAKSVTAGFQRVRNALGIEDLRYHDLRREGASRLFEAGFSIEEVAQVTGHRSLNVLWQVYTELYPQSLHEKFNKLMQQKEE; encoded by the coding sequence ATGGCCTACTATAGCATAGAAAAGCGCCCACGCGCAGATGGCACTGTTCGCTATCGTTGCACTGTTGGTGTTAAATCTGGTGGTAAATACATCTATAGAGAGAATCGCACATTCGGAAAGCAGTCTCACGCTAAAACATGGGGTGCTCAGCGAGTGGCTGAACTAGAACAAAACGGAATTCCCACGCAGAACGATGCCGAGAATTTAACAGTCGGTGATTTGCTGTACAAATACATCAATGATCCAGCTTTGGGTGGGAAAGCAGGAAGAACTAAAAAATATGTATTAGATATGCTCTTAGATAGTGAATTAGCGAAACTAGCACTTTCAGAGCTATCAGTTAGTCATGTCATTGAGTATTGCAAACAAAGACATTCTACTGGTGTTACTCCGTCAACCATTAATCATGATGTTAGTTATTTAACATCAGTATTAAAATCAGCCAAGCCAATCTATAACATAGACTATGTATCAAATCCTGCATATGAAGCACGTCCTTTACTAACTCAAATGGGGTTAATTGGAAAGTCTCAACGTCGTAGTCGAAGGCCTGCGCAAGATGAGATCGATAAGCTTATTATTGGATTACGTAAACGCAGTAATCATAGAGAAGGTAAAATACCCTATGAAGATATCTTAAATTTCTCAATTTTAAGCTGCATGCGCATAGGCGAGGTCTGCAAAATCAGATGGGATGATGTAGACGAAAAACAGAGATCTGTTGTTGTAAGGGATAGAAAAGACCCAAGAAAGAAAACGGGAAATCACATGTCTGTTCCGTTATTGGGGGAGGCATGGGAAATAATTCAACGTCAACCAAAAACAAGTGAACTAATATTTCCTTACAACGCCAAAAGCGTAACAGCAGGATTTCAGAGGGTCCGCAACGCCCTAGGCATCGAAGACCTCCGTTACCACGATCTACGCAGAGAAGGAGCAAGCCGCTTATTTGAAGCTGGCTTTTCCATTGAAGAAGTGGCGCAGGTCACCGGACATCGTTCACTGAATGTATTATGGCAGGTGTATACGGAACTGTACCCACAATCGTTGCATGAAAAATTCAATAAACTAATGCAGCAGAAAGAAGAGTAA
- the rimI gene encoding ribosomal protein S18-alanine N-acetyltransferase yields MKNISLLTPVDLPAAFQIEQASHTFAWSEKTFYSNQGERYLNYKITQNDQIIGFAITQYVMDEATLFNIAIHPEYQSRGYGRALLAYLINILPEKQINTLWLEVRRSNQTAIRLYEDMGFNEVSIRKNYYPTAAGKEDAIIMALPLF; encoded by the coding sequence ATGAAGAATATTTCTCTATTAACTCCCGTTGATCTTCCCGCTGCATTTCAAATAGAGCAGGCCAGTCATACATTTGCGTGGAGTGAAAAAACCTTTTACTCCAATCAGGGAGAACGTTATCTCAACTATAAGATAACGCAGAATGACCAGATTATCGGTTTTGCGATAACACAGTATGTCATGGATGAAGCAACACTATTTAATATCGCTATTCATCCTGAATATCAATCACGGGGCTATGGCAGGGCATTGTTGGCGTATCTCATCAACATATTACCTGAAAAACAGATCAATACATTGTGGCTTGAGGTGCGACGTTCTAACCAGACTGCTATTCGTTTATACGAAGATATGGGCTTCAATGAAGTTTCCATCCGCAAGAATTATTATCCGACTGCGGCAGGTAAGGAAGATGCCATTATTATGGCATTGCCGTTGTTTTAA
- a CDS encoding phage tail tip fiber protein, giving the protein MQAEFSQNAGYAIHSVNITINRNGTKYNAGGMVISGEFKNGNLESYIGFSANNFAFFNPANGKLEPFMTVKNGQVFIRDGFIENGSITNAKIGNYIQSRDYTAGRAGWKIDKSGFAEFGNIKARGEINATSGSLRNVTIEEDCKIKGTLSVNNIVGDIVKVYTMYEGSLTIPPSPFDRVVVIPALQISAKSSKQAWVALNGNTICRARTYATSMGGYSNGYISVSGYVPSVITGYGVLPKNVPGAIQYYQEGDAFMITILAFKA; this is encoded by the coding sequence ATGCAGGCGGAGTTTAGTCAGAATGCCGGTTACGCCATCCACAGCGTCAACATCACCATTAACCGCAACGGCACAAAATATAACGCAGGTGGCATGGTGATTAGCGGTGAATTCAAGAATGGCAATCTGGAATCGTATATCGGGTTTTCTGCCAACAACTTTGCGTTTTTTAACCCAGCTAACGGCAAATTAGAACCGTTTATGACGGTGAAGAACGGTCAGGTGTTTATCAGGGACGGGTTTATCGAAAATGGCAGCATTACTAACGCCAAAATCGGCAATTACATCCAATCCAGAGATTATACTGCGGGTCGGGCGGGGTGGAAAATTGATAAATCCGGTTTTGCTGAGTTTGGTAATATCAAGGCGAGGGGCGAGATTAACGCGACATCAGGTTCACTAAGGAATGTCACCATCGAAGAGGACTGCAAAATCAAAGGAACATTGTCAGTTAATAATATCGTTGGCGACATTGTGAAAGTTTATACAATGTATGAAGGGAGTCTGACTATACCACCGTCACCGTTCGATCGTGTTGTTGTCATTCCCGCATTGCAAATTTCAGCAAAATCAAGCAAACAGGCGTGGGTGGCGTTAAATGGGAACACAATATGTCGGGCGAGGACATATGCGACTAGCATGGGCGGGTATTCTAATGGCTATATTTCTGTGAGTGGTTATGTTCCGTCAGTTATTACAGGCTATGGAGTATTACCGAAAAACGTACCCGGGGCAATTCAATATTACCAAGAAGGGGATGCATTTATGATAACTATTCTGGCATTCAAAGCATAA
- a CDS encoding phage tail protein: protein MQDKKPDVIALDDDGLVVVATPEYVKDSIKEAIEEHAQGRDHPYATQTEPGFVTLSNDVSSDNEMTVATSKAVKEVYDLANTANQNANNANDNANLALPVGVPVPWPTETPPEGWLMCNGDSFDIARYPKLAIAYPSGVLPDLRGEFIRGWDERRGIDNGRQILSEQTDALQNITGSLGMVKGVEAPRANGAFQARFNTIDWAGHNVGSFAANGDWSFDASRVARTASETRPRNIAFNYIVRAA, encoded by the coding sequence ATGCAAGATAAAAAGCCTGACGTAATAGCCTTAGACGATGATGGCCTTGTTGTCGTTGCAACACCGGAATATGTCAAAGATTCAATCAAAGAAGCTATTGAAGAACACGCCCAAGGCCGCGATCACCCATATGCAACTCAGACAGAACCGGGATTCGTTACGTTAAGTAATGATGTTAGCAGCGACAATGAAATGACCGTGGCAACATCCAAAGCGGTGAAAGAAGTGTATGATTTAGCTAATACAGCCAATCAAAATGCCAATAATGCAAATGATAATGCTAACTTAGCCTTGCCTGTTGGAGTTCCCGTTCCTTGGCCGACAGAAACACCACCAGAAGGTTGGTTGATGTGCAACGGTGACTCATTTGATATAGCAAGATATCCAAAACTTGCTATTGCTTATCCATCTGGTGTGCTTCCTGACTTACGCGGCGAGTTTATTCGTGGCTGGGATGAGAGGCGTGGAATAGATAACGGGCGCCAGATTTTATCGGAACAGACTGATGCGTTGCAAAATATTACAGGATCACTCGGAATGGTAAAAGGGGTTGAGGCTCCGCGCGCGAATGGAGCTTTTCAGGCGAGATTTAATACGATTGACTGGGCAGGGCATAACGTAGGATCATTCGCTGCAAACGGTGATTGGAGTTTTGATGCATCTAGGGTTGCTAGAACCGCATCAGAAACCCGCCCCCGCAATATAGCCTTCAATTACATAGTCAGAGCCGCTTAA
- a CDS encoding tyrosine-type recombinase/integrase, producing MALSDTWLRSVVGKERDKQIVKSDRDGLSVRITPKGKVIFQFRFQWSGKGERVDIGTYPATTLKDARDEVVRLKGEIESNRNPRFVKKQQKITAFTEETNEGIIRKWHEAYCVKNKKDAVGIIRSFELHVFPKIGNRPHSLTTLHDWLELLEGLAVHSESIADRILINTKQAHKWGVKRQLILGEPLMQMTGKDLGVSKREGTRVLEDGEIKILFHALEKSRASLKYELLVKLLLLFACRLGELINAEISHFDLDNKLWTIPPESHKTGSSTGRPLIRPIIPQAEEMIRQLMGMSKGSKYLITKDKSNEKIRGSSLSSLPYNLMRFAWKKLGYQFPHWSLHDLRRTARTNFSDFTDPHVAEIMLGHKLPGVWQVYDKSYYIAEQRKAYGLWWAKVETIVYGDDKVSLLIAG from the coding sequence ATGGCGCTATCAGATACGTGGCTTAGGTCTGTTGTTGGGAAAGAAAGGGATAAACAGATAGTTAAATCGGATAGAGACGGTTTATCTGTCAGGATCACCCCAAAAGGAAAGGTGATTTTCCAATTTCGATTTCAGTGGAGTGGTAAAGGCGAAAGAGTCGATATTGGCACGTACCCGGCAACAACTCTGAAAGATGCCAGAGATGAGGTGGTTAGGCTCAAGGGGGAAATTGAATCCAATCGTAACCCTAGATTTGTAAAAAAGCAGCAAAAAATAACTGCTTTCACCGAAGAAACAAATGAGGGGATTATCAGGAAATGGCATGAGGCATATTGCGTAAAAAACAAAAAAGATGCTGTGGGGATAATCCGCTCTTTTGAGCTGCATGTCTTTCCAAAAATAGGTAATAGGCCGCACAGTTTAACCACATTACATGATTGGTTAGAGTTATTGGAAGGGCTAGCCGTACACTCTGAATCAATAGCTGACAGAATACTCATAAATACAAAGCAAGCCCACAAGTGGGGAGTAAAGAGGCAATTGATACTCGGTGAGCCTCTGATGCAGATGACGGGGAAGGATCTAGGGGTTAGTAAGCGAGAAGGAACTAGAGTGCTGGAAGATGGAGAAATAAAAATTCTGTTCCATGCATTAGAAAAATCAAGAGCATCATTAAAATATGAACTACTTGTTAAATTACTGCTGCTTTTTGCTTGTAGGCTTGGTGAATTGATTAATGCTGAAATAAGTCATTTTGATCTTGATAACAAGTTATGGACCATTCCGCCAGAAAGCCATAAAACTGGCTCTTCTACGGGAAGGCCGCTAATTCGCCCAATCATCCCTCAAGCAGAAGAGATGATTAGGCAATTAATGGGTATGAGTAAAGGGTCAAAATATTTAATAACAAAAGATAAAAGTAATGAAAAGATAAGAGGAAGCTCATTAAGTTCTTTGCCATACAATTTAATGAGATTTGCATGGAAAAAGTTAGGCTACCAATTCCCACATTGGTCTCTCCATGACTTAAGAAGAACCGCCAGAACGAACTTTTCTGATTTTACCGACCCCCATGTTGCTGAAATTATGTTAGGTCACAAATTACCGGGTGTTTGGCAGGTGTATGATAAAAGTTACTATATAGCTGAACAAAGGAAAGCCTATGGCTTATGGTGGGCGAAAGTTGAAACTATCGTATATGGTGATGATAAGGTATCTTTATTAATCGCCGGATAG
- a CDS encoding zinc-finger-containing protein, with translation MIEHHLNVFKRIHDNRWPWLYHCWTCGARVSIHPETDIPMGSLADKKTRQARASAHRYFDDVVRSRNLERTEAYQWLASQLDISFNTCHFGWFDTDMCKKAESICRRFRQ, from the coding sequence ATGATTGAACATCACCTGAATGTTTTTAAGCGCATCCACGATAACCGCTGGCCTTGGTTATATCACTGCTGGACATGTGGTGCGCGTGTCAGTATTCATCCGGAAACCGATATCCCAATGGGGTCACTGGCGGATAAGAAAACCCGACAGGCCAGAGCATCGGCACATCGGTATTTCGATGATGTCGTGAGGAGTCGTAATTTAGAGCGCACGGAAGCGTATCAATGGTTAGCAAGTCAATTGGACATCAGTTTCAACACCTGTCACTTCGGCTGGTTTGATACTGATATGTGTAAGAAAGCAGAGAGTATATGCAGGAGGTTTAGGCAATGA
- a CDS encoding quinone oxidoreductase: protein MAKHIELSAIGGPEVLRYCEFTPTDLAPDEVQVENKAIGINYIDTYIRSGLYPPASLPCGLGTEAAGIVTQIGSSVTSIKVGDRVVYAQSALGAYSEIHNVSESKLALLPDEISFEQAAASFLKGLTVYYLFNLTHKLRAGETILFHAAAGGVGLIACQWAEALGAKLIGTVGSDEKAMLAKAAGAWQTINYRRENIVERVLAITGGEKVSVVYDSVGKETWLDSLDCLKRQGLMVSFGNASGPVTGVNLGILNQKGSLFLTRPSLNGYITTREELAKASKTLFDLIASDKINVDVPENQKFPLSEAVKAHQTLESRATHGSSLLIP from the coding sequence ATGGCAAAACACATCGAATTATCCGCCATTGGCGGCCCAGAAGTACTCCGATATTGTGAATTTACACCTACTGACCTTGCTCCTGATGAAGTACAAGTCGAAAACAAAGCCATTGGCATTAATTATATTGATACCTACATACGCAGTGGCTTATACCCACCAGCCAGCCTGCCCTGTGGCTTGGGAACAGAAGCCGCTGGTATTGTCACTCAAATTGGCTCCAGTGTGACATCAATTAAAGTCGGTGATCGAGTGGTTTATGCTCAGTCAGCCTTAGGTGCTTACAGTGAAATACACAATGTTTCTGAAAGTAAGTTAGCACTGTTGCCGGATGAGATCTCGTTCGAGCAGGCTGCTGCATCATTTTTAAAAGGCTTGACTGTTTACTATCTGTTCAATTTAACACATAAGCTCCGGGCAGGAGAAACCATTTTATTTCATGCCGCCGCCGGTGGTGTTGGCTTGATTGCTTGCCAGTGGGCAGAAGCACTGGGTGCGAAGTTGATTGGAACAGTAGGTTCAGACGAAAAAGCGATGCTCGCCAAAGCAGCAGGTGCATGGCAAACCATCAACTATCGTCGCGAGAATATTGTTGAACGTGTTTTGGCTATTACTGGCGGAGAAAAAGTTAGTGTCGTATACGATTCTGTTGGCAAAGAGACATGGCTGGATTCACTGGATTGCCTGAAACGACAAGGTTTGATGGTCAGTTTTGGTAACGCTTCAGGGCCGGTAACTGGAGTAAATTTGGGTATCCTCAATCAGAAAGGTTCACTATTTCTCACCCGCCCTTCTCTTAATGGCTATATCACTACCCGCGAGGAGTTGGCAAAAGCCAGCAAGACACTGTTTGATTTAATTGCCAGCGACAAAATCAATGTGGACGTCCCAGAAAACCAGAAATTTCCACTGAGTGAAGCGGTAAAAGCTCATCAGACACTGGAAAGCCGTGCAACCCACGGTTCCAGCTTATTGATCCCATAA
- a CDS encoding CynX/NimT family MFS transporter, translating into MSIQHDKFGRTYQWFLLILLGIVYFLSTATTFTSLGVVLPSMINELGWSWTNAGLGFTLLGLTCGLSSFLPTIFIRRVGVRFTLFIGLLIFLAGFYNLYHTYAISSYFLGTALIGVGFTFLATVPGTYVISRLYEKQSLAFGFYFTIGGLGGVIGPWIYFLASRIWGTWRMHWMISAIILSIFVILTIIILREGKREVAHAKAVNQKHSNQDTPSIYRTRQRWTARQALRTWQFYVIAATYTAFLWCGITVNSFAVAHIIENGFSEAIAAGLLSTMAFINAFSRLIGGAVGEWIDPKKLLIGSLAIIILGLIALSIASSWLFLIAFTVCVGMGYGMTFLASSVLLANYFGRKPYLELFSIMNLISTLACLAPFFAGAIKDYSGSFTSAFLIIALPVFVVLAVTLMMKPPAHKMRKRVVENTRSTE; encoded by the coding sequence ATGTCCATTCAACACGACAAATTCGGGCGTACTTATCAGTGGTTTTTGCTGATACTTTTAGGCATAGTCTATTTTTTATCCACAGCAACAACCTTTACGTCATTGGGTGTTGTCCTGCCGAGTATGATTAATGAACTAGGTTGGAGTTGGACAAATGCAGGGCTAGGATTCACATTGCTTGGCCTGACTTGCGGGCTATCCAGTTTTCTGCCAACAATATTTATCCGCAGAGTTGGCGTTCGCTTTACCCTGTTTATCGGCTTGCTGATTTTTTTAGCGGGTTTCTACAATCTTTATCACACATACGCTATTTCATCGTATTTTCTTGGTACGGCTTTAATTGGTGTCGGTTTTACTTTTCTGGCGACAGTACCAGGCACCTATGTGATTTCACGACTATATGAGAAACAATCCCTGGCTTTTGGTTTCTACTTCACGATAGGTGGACTAGGTGGGGTAATTGGCCCGTGGATCTACTTTCTGGCAAGCCGCATTTGGGGAACATGGCGAATGCATTGGATGATTTCCGCCATTATCCTCTCCATCTTCGTTATCCTGACGATTATCATTCTTCGGGAAGGTAAACGGGAAGTTGCTCACGCCAAGGCCGTAAACCAGAAACATAGCAATCAGGATACTCCCAGTATTTATCGCACTAGGCAACGTTGGACCGCACGTCAGGCACTACGGACATGGCAATTTTATGTGATTGCAGCAACTTACACCGCATTTTTATGGTGTGGCATTACCGTCAACAGTTTTGCGGTTGCCCATATTATCGAAAATGGTTTCAGCGAAGCCATCGCCGCAGGATTACTCAGTACAATGGCCTTTATCAATGCCTTTTCCAGATTGATCGGGGGCGCAGTCGGGGAATGGATAGATCCGAAGAAATTACTGATAGGTAGTCTGGCTATCATTATTCTTGGCTTAATTGCTTTGAGTATTGCCTCGTCATGGCTATTCTTGATTGCGTTCACGGTGTGCGTCGGGATGGGATATGGCATGACCTTCCTTGCCTCCAGTGTCTTACTCGCTAACTACTTTGGCCGCAAGCCTTATCTGGAACTGTTTTCTATCATGAACCTGATATCCACTCTGGCTTGTCTGGCGCCTTTTTTTGCGGGTGCTATCAAAGATTATTCAGGCAGTTTTACCTCTGCATTCCTGATTATTGCCCTCCCCGTATTTGTTGTTCTTGCCGTAACATTAATGATGAAACCACCGGCTCATAAAATGAGAAAACGCGTGG
- a CDS encoding DNA polymerase III subunit psi: MTKRDRLLSRLGITQWVLRSPMALQGELSVLIPDSTRLLIISHDHIDLSHSLFADVFTAMGIDASSVYCITTKDVELLSGSIYCPSWLLGVDITLPVQGISLRSPALNDLSLDGNAKRALWQQIYHYEEYFSINSR, translated from the coding sequence ATGACAAAGCGTGACAGATTACTTTCCCGCCTGGGGATTACCCAATGGGTTTTGCGTAGCCCGATGGCTTTGCAAGGCGAATTATCTGTCCTCATCCCTGATTCAACCCGTCTATTGATCATTAGTCATGATCACATTGACTTAAGTCATTCATTGTTTGCTGATGTTTTTACAGCCATGGGGATCGATGCCTCATCGGTATATTGCATCACGACCAAAGATGTTGAGCTACTTTCGGGATCAATCTACTGCCCAAGCTGGCTGTTGGGGGTTGATATTACCTTACCAGTACAAGGGATTTCTTTGAGAAGCCCAGCATTAAATGACTTATCTCTTGATGGGAATGCAAAACGCGCTCTTTGGCAACAAATTTACCATTATGAAGAATATTTCTCTATTAACTCCCGTTGA
- a CDS encoding phage N-6-adenine-methyltransferase — MSDFGGSNTPKELRDLWQTPLPLFLALDLEFRFYLDAAADAQNTLCAHYLTERDNALECDWVSYGSIFCNPPYSNITPWVEKAAIECQKQLQPIVMLVPSGTSVGWFKLARETADEVRLITGGRISFIPANLKIKVSRNTKGSMFLIWRPFITPRKLITTVDKEHLFNIGNNEIRKMA, encoded by the coding sequence ATGAGTGATTTCGGAGGCAGTAATACACCCAAAGAACTTCGCGACCTCTGGCAAACCCCACTTCCGTTATTTTTAGCTCTCGATTTAGAATTCAGATTTTATTTAGATGCCGCCGCCGATGCTCAAAACACCCTGTGCGCCCATTATCTCACGGAACGAGATAATGCACTGGAATGTGATTGGGTGAGCTACGGTTCTATATTCTGTAATCCACCCTATTCTAATATTACGCCGTGGGTAGAAAAAGCGGCGATTGAATGCCAGAAGCAATTACAACCAATCGTTATGTTAGTCCCTTCTGGTACTTCTGTGGGTTGGTTTAAATTAGCAAGAGAAACAGCGGATGAGGTCAGATTAATAACAGGTGGCAGGATTTCATTTATTCCAGCGAACTTAAAAATAAAAGTCAGCAGGAATACAAAAGGTTCCATGTTTTTAATATGGCGACCATTTATTACTCCGCGCAAGTTAATAACTACTGTAGATAAAGAACACCTATTCAATATAGGTAATAACGAAATAAGGAAAATGGCATGA
- a CDS encoding HNH endonuclease signature motif containing protein codes for MAHKYTDKMKNWMRIYYGLPVPELTAKFNEHFSVNYSNKSIHNFRKRLGLRTGRTGQYTKGNIPHNAGTKGLMKRNSGSFKSGSSPHNTRPIGSERINKDGYIYIKVDSPKIWRPKHQIIWEEHHGELPAGSIVIFKDGDKKNCHIDNLLMVTRRENVILNKFYPNTPAEYKQTTTYLARIMIAINNKERVI; via the coding sequence ATGGCTCATAAATACACTGATAAAATGAAAAATTGGATGAGGATTTATTACGGCTTGCCAGTGCCAGAGCTGACTGCTAAATTCAATGAACACTTCTCTGTTAATTACTCCAATAAATCAATTCACAATTTCAGAAAACGATTAGGGTTACGCACCGGACGAACGGGACAATATACAAAAGGTAATATACCTCATAATGCGGGAACCAAAGGATTAATGAAACGTAATTCAGGTTCATTCAAATCAGGTAGTTCGCCTCATAATACCCGTCCAATAGGGTCTGAACGAATTAACAAGGATGGTTATATCTATATAAAGGTGGATAGTCCTAAAATATGGAGACCGAAACATCAAATAATATGGGAAGAGCATCACGGTGAATTACCAGCAGGAAGCATTGTTATTTTCAAAGATGGGGATAAGAAAAATTGTCATATCGATAATTTACTTATGGTTACCCGTCGGGAAAATGTGATTTTAAATAAATTTTACCCCAACACACCTGCTGAGTATAAACAAACCACTACGTATTTAGCACGTATAATGATAGCGATTAATAATAAAGAGAGAGTGATATGA